A window from Mya arenaria isolate MELC-2E11 chromosome 9, ASM2691426v1 encodes these proteins:
- the LOC128202832 gene encoding uncharacterized protein LOC128202832 gives MGAQYERNVVTWRQLHENSFNVARALLKLGLRKGECVAINLRSCPEWVYLTFGCMVAGLRPACLSFTYTDGSDVVATMERLQTCALLVMDPGENGEKWSVLEPLLDSHSNDASAKSSRMPYLRYLLGHEDSTNILSNVKNLTDLLYTDSSDMTLPEISEDDIALLLQTSGSTGVPKLAAHTHRSILTPRYLHPETIMFDRSLRVYCDRPFTWVGGFPFQVLTGQTRVTTSGFASSGADLMDATVQIIQRERCTLMYVLPPFLHEMIRRKDKIPSDWPLRYILTGGQPITRGAVQCIGPLCDSVVCAYGGTEFIICGLGVVTDIENFVEFSCGKVITGPGFEFKIVDKGGKVVPMNERGEIFIRSLVIFKEYYNDPEKTKEVFTDDGWYKTDDLGRMTSDGNIFVEGRKSNMIISGGMNVAPEILERVLRNCPGVGAAALVPVPDPVFYQVVCAYVIKQDGSDLTEETLRRFCEDYHNDRPGVFTVLPTFYMFLDEFPLLLSGKLSRKDLNKLAQERVMPALK, from the exons ATGG GTGCGCAATACGAGCGGAATGTGGTCACGTGGAGGCAACTGCACGAGAACTCGTTCAACGTCGCCAGGGCGCTTCTAAAACTCG GCCTTAGAAAGGGCGAGTGCGTAGCGATCAATCTCCGTAGCTGCCCGGAGTGGGTGTACCTCACTTTCGGATGTATGGTGGCCGGGCTACGCCCTGCTTGTCTTTCATTCACATACACAGACGGAAGTGACGTCGTAGCAACCATGGAACGTCTCCAGACATGCGCACTGCTTGTGATGGATCCGGGGGAGAACGGAGAGAAATGGAGCGTCTTAGAACCGCTGTTGGACAGTCATAGCAACGATGCATCAGCTAAAAGTTCACGTATGCCCTATCTCAGATATTTACTCGGCCACGAGGACAGTACAAACATCTTAAGTAACGTTAAGAACTTAACTGATTTACTTTACACCGATTCGAGCGACATGACGTTACCGGAAATAAGCGAGGACGACATAGCGCTGTTACTGCAGACATCTGGAAGTACAGGCGTCCCAAAACTGGCGGCTCACACACACCGTTCAATTCTCACACCGCGTTACCTCCATCCAGAAACAATAATGTTCGACAG GTCGCTGAGAGTCTACTGTGACCGGCCGTTCACCTGGGTCGGGGGTTTCCCCTTCCAGGTACTCACCGGACAAACCCGCGTCACCACTTCCGGTTTCGCCTCTTCAGGCGCGGACCTAATGGACGCCACCGTCCAGATCATCCAGCGTGAGCGGTGCACCCTCATGTACGTGCTCCCGCCGTTCCTGCACGAGATGATTCGCCGGAAG GACAAAATTCCCTCCGACTGGCCCCTGAGGTACATTCTCACTGGTGGTCAACCGATCACACGAGGTGCAGTGCAGTGTATCGGCCCGCTGTGTGACAGTGTCGTCTGCGCATACGGTGGGACGGAGTTCATAATTTGCGGCCTTGGGGTGGTCACAGATATAGAAAACTTCGTGGAGTTCTCTTGTGGTAAGGTCATCACTGGACCAGGGTTTGAATTTAAAATCGTCGATAAGGGCGGAAAAGTAGTTCCAATGAACGAGAGGGGAGAAATATTCATCCGCAGTCTGGTAATATTTAAGGAGTATTACAACGATCCTGAGAAAACGAAGGAAGTGTTCACAGATGACGGCTGGTACAAAACAGACGACTTAGGGCGGATGACGTCAGACGGCAACATCTTTGTTGAAGGCCGGAAGTCCAATATGATTATCAGCGGTGGGATGAACGTTGCCCCGGAGATCTTGGAGCGCGTTCTGAGGAACTGCCCGGGGGTCGGGGCAGCCGCGCTGGTTCCCGTCCCCGACCCGGTTTTCTACCAGGTTGTGTGCGCATACGTCATTAAACAAGATGGAAGTGACTTAACAGAGGAGACCCTTAGAAGGTTTTGTGAGGACTACCACAATGACAGACCTGGTGTGTTCACTGTTTTACCGACGTTTTACATGTTTCTGGACGAGTTTCCTCTCTTGTTGTCCGGGAAGCTTTCACGGAAAGATCTTAATAAGTTAGCCCAGGAACGCGTTATGCCCGCGTTAAAATAG